In Solanum stenotomum isolate F172 chromosome 6, ASM1918654v1, whole genome shotgun sequence, one DNA window encodes the following:
- the LOC125869261 gene encoding protein PELPK1-like, whose product MGCQMKKQFACALAFFLIATCTMAYSPYSYESSDSTYHKVPTTVVKSENFKAPSESEKEYKESFLPKNDYYKKPLVSEDNYRKVPSIPEQEYKVPFLPKNDYNKKPSFSEENYKKTSDVPEVPSMAKPEYKESFFPKFDYFKKPSVPEDNYKKVSYVSEVPTVPKSEYKVPSLPKNDYYKKPSVSEDNYKKTSYVPKEPSMAKPEYKESLLPKFDYFKKPSVSEDSYNKVPYVSKVPSVSKEEYKVPSLSKNDYYKKPSVLEDNYEKVSYVPNLPSVPKEEYKVPSLSKNDYYKKPSIPKDNYKKVSYVPKVPSVPKEEYKVPSLPKNEYYKKPSIPEDNYKKVSSVPEVPSMPKPEYKVPSLPKNDYFKKPSPSPSPPPPYYHESSSTPSPSPPPPYY is encoded by the coding sequence ATGGGATGCCAAATGAAGAAGCAATTTGCTTGTGCTTTGGCATTTTTCTTGATTGCCACATGCACTATGGCATATTCACCTTATTCTTATGAATCATCAGATTCAACCTACCATAAAGTACCAACCACAGTAGTCAAAAGTGAAAACTTCAAGGCACCCTCAGAGTCGGAAAAGGAATATAAGgagtcatttttgccaaaaaatgaTTACTACAAGAAGCCATTAGTTTCAGAAGATAACTATAGGAAAGTACCGTCCATTCCTGAACAGGAATACAAGGTACCATTCTTGCCAAAGAATGACTACAACAAGAAGCCATCATTTTCAGAAGAAAACTACAAGAAGACGTCAGATGTTCCAGAGGTACCCTCGATGGCTAAACCAGAATATAAGGagtcattttttccaaaatttgacTACTTCAAGAAACCATCCGTCCCAGAAGATAACTACAAGAAGGTGTCATATGTTTCAGAAGTACCCACGGTGCCTAAATCGGAATACAAGGTACCATCTTTGCCAAAGAATGACTACTACAAGAAGCCATCAGTTTCAGAAGACAACTACAAGAAGACGTCATATGTTCCCAAGGAACCCTCAATGGCTAAACCAGAATATAAAGagtcattattaccaaaatttgACTACTTTAAGAAGCCATCTGTTTCAGAAGATAGCTACAACAAAGTACCATATGTTTCAAAGGTGCCCTCAGTTTCTAAAGAAGAATACAAAGTGCCTTCTTTGTCAAAAAATGATTACTACAAGAAGCCATCAGTTCTAGAAGATAACTATGAAAAGGTGTCATATGTTCCAAATCTACCCTCAGTGCCTAAAGAAGAATACAAGGTGCCTTCTTTGTCAAAGAATGACTACTACAAGAAGCCATCAATTCCAAAAGACAACTACAAAAAAGTGTCATATGTTCCAAAGGTGCCTTCAGTGCCTAAAGAAGAATACAAGGTGCCTTCTTTGCCAAAGAACGAATACTACAAGAAGCCATCAATTCCAGAAGATAACTACAAGAAGGTGTCATCTGTTCCAGAAGTACCCTCAATGCCTAAACCAGAATACAAGGTGCCATCTCTGccaaaaaatgactacttcaaGAAACCATCACCTTCTCCATCACCACCACCTCCTTACTACCATGAATCATCTTCAACACCTTCTCCATCACCACCTCCTCCATATTATTAA
- the LOC125869238 gene encoding uncharacterized protein LOC125869238 gives MLSRIAKIPLVSSHPEVYEPCDDSFALVDALLADRTNLLQHKPSICMEIGCGSGYVITSLAVMLGHEGFVPYYIATDINPHAIRVTRETMDAHGVYAELVNTDITSGLEKRLAGSVDVLVVNPPYVPTPEDEVGFEGITSAWAGGENGRSVIDKILPAADNLLSEKGWLYMVTLTANKPSEICLEMRKKGYASRIILQRSTEEESLHIIKFWRDSNSQLELNNLNYWSKLVGK, from the coding sequence ATGCTTTCAAGAATTGCGAAAATCCCACTTGTGAGTTCACATCCTGAGGTTTACGAACCATGTGATGATTCGTTTGCATTGGTCGATGCTTTATTAGCTGATCGAACTAACTTGTTACAACACAAACCCTCAATTTGTATGGAAATTGGTTGTGGTAGTggttatgttattacttcactTGCTGTTATGCTTGGACACGAAGGATTTGTTCCATACTATATTGCAACAGATATCAACCCTCATGCAATAAGGGTGACTCGTGAGACCATGGATGCTCATGGGGTTTATGCAGAGTTGGTAAACACTGATATTACATCTGGACTTGAGAAGCGATTGGCAGGATCAGTTGATGTGCTGGTTGTGAACCCTCCTTATGTTCCTACGCCTGAAGACGAAGTTGGTTTTGAAGGCATCACTTCGGCGTGGGCTGGAGGGGAGAATGGTCGAAGCGTTATTGATAAAATACTGCCTGCTGCCGACAATCTTTTGTCAGAGAAGGGCTGGTTATATATGGTCACGCTTACTGCTAATAAACCCTCAGAAATATGTCTTGAGATGAGAAAGAAGGGTTATGCATCTCGAATTATCCTTCAAAGATCAACTGAAGAAGAGAGCCTTCatattatcaaattttggcgaGATTCTAATAGCCAGTTGGAGCTGAATAATCtaaattattggtcaaaactgGTCGGGAAATAG
- the LOC125867815 gene encoding zinc finger A20 and AN1 domain-containing stress-associated protein 5-like, with product MAAQKREKEETELKVPESIPLCSPTLPAPSPSPPTTTTTHLSVAVISDLKRADRSSTERVDLKVSSMDDQSRSTSAASPESMDLVGRKTGVKRQREANRCSGIGCRRKVGLMPFRCRCGEVFCSEHRYSDRHDCSYDYKAAGREAIAKENPVVKAAKILKV from the coding sequence ATGGCGGCgcagaagagagagaaagaagaaaccGAGCTGAAGGTACCGGAATCCATCCCACTATGCTCCCCAACTCTACCGGCACCTTCACCGTCGCCTCCTACAACGACGACGACGCACCTCTCAGTTGCGGTTATCTCAGATCTGAAGCGTGCTGATAGATCGTCGACGGAGAGAGTAGATCTGAAGGTTTCTAGTATGGATGATCAATCGAGATCTACATCAGCTGCATCGCCGGAAAGTATGGATCTGGTTGGTAGAAAAACAGGGGTGAAGAGGCAAAGAGAAGCAAACAGATGTTCTGGTATAGGTTGCCGGAGGAAAGTCGGATTGATGCCGTTCCGGTGCCGGTGCGGGGAAGTGTTCTGCTCGGAGCATAGGTATTCCGATCGACATGACTGTAGTTACGATTACAAAGCAGCTGGTCGTGAAGCGATTGCTAAGGAAAATCCAGTGGTGAAAGCTGCAAAAATTCTCAAAGTTTAA
- the LOC125869063 gene encoding uncharacterized protein LOC125869063, whose protein sequence is MVRAYSQEHTYKHPWERVTSASWRKFADPENKRILSHILEVDTLNHKLDSSSGKLYTTRAITIHAPGPWFLRKIIRQDICHCVESTVVDAQSRSMQLSTRNISLEKYIEVEEKIRYDPHPDNPKLWTVCKQETSIRIKPLSALASMAEKIEQKCVDKFQANSAKGREVMERMCKYLEAESRGISA, encoded by the coding sequence ATGGTCAGAGCGTATTCACAAGAGCACACATATAAGCACCCATGGGAAAGAGTAACTTCTGCATCCTGGCGCAAGTTTGCTGATCCTGAGAACAAGCGCATTCTATCGCATATCCTCGAAGTTGACACATTGAACCACAAGCTTGATTCCAGCTCAGGGAAGCTTTATACGACTCGTGCCATAACTATCCATGCACCAGGACCATGGTTCCTCCGCAAAATCATTCGTCAAGACATCTGCCACTGTGTAGAATCAACTGTTGTCGATGCCCAATCTCGGTCCATGCAGCTCTCCACTCGAAACATTAGTCTGGAGAAGTACATTGAAGTGGAGGAGAAAATCAGATATGACCCTCATCCAGATAATCCAAAGTTATGGACCGTCTGCAAGCAGGAAACGAGTATCAGGATTAAGCCCTTATCAGCACTGGCTTCAATGGCAGAGAAAATAGAACAGAAGTGCGTGGACAAGTTTCAGGCAAACAGCGCGAAGGGAAGAGAAGTAATGGAACGGATGTGCAAGTACCTCGAAGCTGAATCCAGAGGCATTTCAGCATGA